In Bacillus cereus ATCC 14579, a single window of DNA contains:
- the pckA gene encoding phosphoenolpyruvate carboxykinase (ATP), translating into MSTVNVQIGLHELLNGSNAQIQLSVPQLVEKVLMRNEGKLTSTGAVSASTGKYTGRSPKDKFIVKEASVADKIAWGAVNQPISEEHFNKLYTKVLEYLKEKEELFVFKGFAGADRNYRLPIQVINEYAWHNLFVHQLFIRPTEEELTTHESEFTIVSAPNFKADPAVDGTNSEAFIMVSFEKRIVLIGGTEYAGEMKKSIFSIMNFLLPEQDILSMHCSANVGEEGDVALFFGLSGTGKTTLSADPNRKLIGDDEHGWSDNGVFNIEGGCYAKCVNLSHEKEPQIFDAITFGSVLENVIINDQTRIADYNDTTLTENTRAAYPMHAIDNIVLPSVAGHPNTIIFLTADASGVLPPISKLSKEQAMYHFLSGYTSKLAGTERGVTSPQATFSTCFGSPFLPLDASRYAEMLGEKIEKHDAKVFLVNTGWTGGEYGVGKRMNLGYTRAMIQAALNGELAKTETAKHDIFGLEVPLHVPGVPDEVLMPEQTWADKAAYKAKAIELANEFKANFKKFDSVSEDIINLGGPIA; encoded by the coding sequence ATGAGTACTGTGAATGTCCAAATTGGTTTACACGAATTATTGAACGGAAGCAATGCACAGATTCAACTAAGTGTTCCGCAATTAGTGGAAAAAGTATTAATGCGAAATGAAGGGAAATTAACTTCGACTGGTGCCGTTTCTGCTTCAACTGGAAAATATACAGGACGTTCTCCTAAAGATAAATTTATTGTGAAAGAAGCATCGGTTGCTGACAAAATTGCTTGGGGAGCTGTAAACCAACCGATTTCTGAAGAACATTTTAATAAATTATATACTAAAGTTTTAGAATACTTAAAAGAAAAAGAAGAGTTATTCGTCTTCAAAGGATTTGCAGGCGCTGACCGCAATTACCGCCTACCAATTCAAGTTATTAATGAATATGCATGGCACAATTTATTTGTACATCAATTATTCATTCGTCCAACTGAAGAAGAATTAACAACTCATGAGTCAGAGTTCACAATTGTTTCTGCACCGAACTTCAAAGCTGATCCAGCTGTTGACGGTACAAACTCTGAAGCATTCATTATGGTTTCATTCGAAAAACGTATTGTACTAATTGGTGGTACAGAATACGCTGGAGAAATGAAAAAATCAATCTTCTCTATTATGAACTTCTTACTACCTGAACAAGATATTCTTTCTATGCATTGCTCTGCAAACGTAGGTGAAGAAGGCGACGTAGCACTATTCTTCGGTTTATCTGGAACAGGTAAAACAACATTATCTGCTGATCCAAACCGTAAATTAATCGGTGATGATGAGCACGGTTGGTCTGATAACGGTGTATTCAATATTGAAGGCGGTTGCTACGCGAAATGTGTAAACCTTTCTCACGAGAAAGAACCACAAATTTTCGATGCAATCACATTTGGATCTGTTTTAGAAAACGTTATCATTAATGACCAAACACGTATCGCCGACTACAACGATACTACTTTAACAGAAAATACTCGTGCTGCATACCCTATGCATGCGATCGACAATATCGTACTGCCAAGTGTTGCTGGACACCCAAATACAATTATTTTCTTAACTGCTGATGCATCTGGCGTATTGCCTCCAATCAGTAAGTTATCAAAAGAGCAAGCTATGTATCATTTCTTAAGTGGTTACACTAGTAAACTAGCAGGAACAGAGCGCGGCGTTACTTCTCCGCAAGCAACATTCTCAACTTGCTTCGGTTCACCATTCTTACCACTTGATGCATCTCGCTATGCTGAAATGCTTGGTGAAAAAATCGAGAAACACGATGCGAAAGTATTCTTAGTAAACACTGGCTGGACTGGTGGCGAATACGGCGTTGGTAAACGTATGAACTTAGGTTACACTCGTGCAATGATTCAAGCAGCATTAAACGGTGAACTTGCGAAAACTGAAACAGCTAAACATGACATCTTCGGTCTTGAAGTTCCACTTCACGTACCAGGTGTACCTGACGAAGTGTTAATGCCTGAACAAACTTGGGCTGATAAAGCTGCTTACAAAGCAAAAGCAATCGAACTTGCAAATGAATTCAAAGCTAACTTCAAAAAGTTCGACAGCGTATCTGAAGACATTATTAACTTAGGCGGTCCAATCGCTTAA
- a CDS encoding phosphatase PAP2 family protein, protein MKVSGLYKIECYIFKGINRYFDQKTLNIFFSNITHIGGATFSIALTLFFLIFAKGTLHQAAIATAISLAISHIPVQILKRWYPRKRPYLTIQDAKYPVHPLKDHSFPSGHTTAVFSVFIPFICYNPSLLAFLLPLALCVGISRIYLGLHYPSDVFVGMCLGTCSGIISFYQFIPLFT, encoded by the coding sequence ATGAAGGTCAGTGGATTATATAAAATAGAATGTTACATTTTCAAAGGAATTAATCGCTACTTTGATCAAAAAACATTAAATATCTTTTTCAGCAATATTACTCATATCGGTGGCGCGACTTTCTCCATCGCACTCACACTTTTCTTTTTAATTTTTGCAAAAGGTACTTTACATCAGGCAGCAATTGCAACTGCTATTTCTTTAGCAATTAGCCATATTCCTGTACAAATATTAAAAAGATGGTATCCACGAAAACGTCCTTATTTAACAATTCAGGATGCAAAATATCCAGTCCATCCATTAAAAGACCACTCTTTCCCGTCTGGTCATACAACAGCCGTTTTCTCTGTCTTCATTCCATTTATTTGCTATAATCCAAGCTTACTTGCTTTCCTATTACCGTTAGCGTTATGCGTCGGTATTTCACGTATTTATTTAGGCCTTCACTATCCGTCAGATGTATTCGTCGGTATGTGCCTTGGCACTTGTTCTGGCATCATCTCTTTTTATCAATTCATCCCACTTTTCACATAA
- the metK gene encoding methionine adenosyltransferase translates to MTKKRHLFTSESVTEGHPDKICDQISDSILDAILSKDANARVACETTVTTGLVLVAGEITTSTYVDIPKIVRETIQGIGYTRAKYGFDAETCAVLTSIDEQSADIAMGVDQALEAREGQMTDAEIEAIGAGDQGLMFGFACNETQELMPLPISLAHKLARRLTEVRKDDTLSYLRPDGKTQVTVEYDENGKPVRVDTIVISTQHHPDVTWEEIDRDLKEHVIKAVVPAELMDGETKFFINPTGRFVIGGPQGDAGLTGRKIIVDTYGGYARHGGGAFSGKDATKVDRSAAYAARYVAKNIVAAGLAEKAEVQLAYAIGVAQPVSISVDTFGTGKVSEDVLVELVRNNFDLRPAGIIKMLDLRRPIYKQTAAYGHFGRTDVDLSWERTDKAAALKEQAGL, encoded by the coding sequence ATGACAAAAAAACGTCATCTGTTCACATCTGAGTCTGTAACTGAAGGACATCCAGATAAAATTTGTGACCAAATTTCTGATTCAATTTTAGATGCGATCTTATCAAAAGACGCAAATGCACGTGTAGCTTGTGAAACAACTGTAACAACTGGTTTAGTATTGGTAGCGGGGGAAATTACGACTTCTACTTACGTAGATATTCCAAAAATCGTTCGTGAAACAATTCAAGGCATTGGTTACACACGCGCAAAATACGGATTCGATGCAGAAACTTGTGCAGTTTTAACATCTATCGATGAGCAATCTGCTGACATCGCTATGGGTGTTGACCAAGCGCTAGAAGCACGCGAAGGTCAAATGACTGACGCTGAGATTGAGGCAATTGGTGCAGGAGACCAAGGTTTAATGTTTGGTTTCGCATGTAATGAAACACAAGAGTTAATGCCACTTCCAATCTCGCTTGCTCACAAATTAGCTCGCCGTTTAACTGAAGTACGTAAAGATGATACATTATCATACTTACGTCCGGATGGAAAAACGCAAGTTACAGTTGAGTATGATGAAAATGGTAAACCAGTACGTGTTGATACTATCGTAATTTCTACACAACATCACCCAGATGTTACATGGGAAGAAATCGATCGCGACTTAAAAGAGCACGTAATTAAAGCTGTAGTACCAGCAGAATTAATGGATGGAGAAACGAAATTCTTCATTAACCCAACTGGCCGCTTCGTAATTGGTGGACCACAAGGTGATGCTGGTTTAACAGGACGTAAAATCATCGTTGATACTTACGGTGGATACGCTCGCCACGGTGGCGGTGCATTCTCTGGTAAAGATGCAACGAAAGTTGACCGTTCTGCAGCATATGCAGCTCGTTATGTTGCGAAAAACATCGTAGCAGCTGGTCTTGCTGAAAAAGCAGAAGTACAACTTGCATACGCAATCGGTGTAGCACAACCAGTATCAATTTCAGTTGATACATTCGGCACTGGTAAAGTATCTGAAGACGTACTAGTAGAGCTAGTTCGTAACAACTTCGATCTTCGCCCAGCTGGTATTATTAAAATGCTAGACTTACGTCGCCCAATTTACAAACAAACAGCAGCTTACGGCCACTTTGGACGTACTGATGTAGATCTATCATGGGAACGTACAGACAAAGCAGCAGCTTTAAAAGAGCAAGCTGGTCTATAA
- a CDS encoding glycosyltransferase family 4 protein: MRVAIFTDTFTPQVNGVAKTLERLTQYFQKEQIAYSVFAPQHTAEDNFVANVNKMRSIPLTILYPECRFSFPTPRIKRELLSFKPDIIHIATPFNMGLCGLYYAKKLNIPVVGSYHTDFDAYLRYYKIEFLSNMLWNYLKWFHSHMQKNFVPSFETLHQLKNKGFQTLSIWGRGVDCTLFHPAYNTDLFRKKYNITAKYVLSYVGRIAPEKDIDTLQHLIVKTAHTRNDIHWLIAGDGPLATSLREAVPKTNITFTGYLQGGDLAEAYACSNIMVFPSATETFGNVVLESLACGTPVIGANSGGVKNIITDGKTGVLCPPKNEDAFLSSIYFLLQNEEKLEQMGIESSSFAKSKSWDEVFRGLLNQYEEVLQHNASELLA; the protein is encoded by the coding sequence ATGAGAGTCGCCATTTTTACCGATACTTTTACGCCACAAGTTAACGGGGTTGCGAAAACGTTAGAGCGATTAACACAATATTTTCAGAAAGAACAGATCGCCTATTCTGTTTTCGCCCCTCAGCATACAGCTGAAGATAATTTTGTAGCGAATGTGAATAAGATGAGAAGTATCCCGTTAACAATATTATATCCAGAATGTCGTTTTTCTTTTCCTACTCCGCGTATTAAACGGGAACTACTTTCCTTTAAACCTGACATTATTCACATTGCCACACCTTTCAACATGGGACTTTGTGGATTGTATTATGCAAAAAAGTTAAACATCCCAGTTGTCGGTTCTTATCATACTGATTTCGATGCCTATTTACGTTATTACAAAATCGAATTCCTCTCCAATATGCTTTGGAACTATTTAAAATGGTTTCATAGTCATATGCAAAAAAATTTTGTACCTTCCTTTGAAACATTACATCAATTAAAAAATAAAGGCTTTCAGACCCTCTCTATATGGGGACGTGGTGTAGATTGCACACTCTTTCATCCAGCTTACAATACAGACCTATTCCGAAAAAAATATAATATTACAGCGAAGTATGTCCTTTCCTATGTTGGACGAATTGCTCCTGAAAAAGATATTGATACGCTGCAACACCTTATCGTTAAAACAGCACATACTCGAAACGATATTCATTGGCTCATCGCAGGAGACGGTCCTCTAGCAACAAGTTTACGTGAAGCTGTTCCGAAAACAAATATCACTTTTACTGGCTATTTACAAGGCGGGGATTTAGCTGAAGCATATGCTTGTTCTAACATAATGGTGTTTCCATCAGCTACTGAAACATTCGGAAATGTCGTACTTGAATCACTCGCATGCGGTACACCTGTTATTGGTGCAAATAGTGGCGGGGTTAAAAATATTATTACAGATGGAAAAACGGGAGTTCTTTGTCCGCCTAAAAATGAAGATGCATTTCTATCATCCATTTATTTTTTATTACAAAATGAAGAAAAACTTGAGCAGATGGGAATAGAATCTTCCTCTTTTGCGAAATCAAAGAGCTGGGATGAGGTCTTTCGTGGCTTGCTTAACCAATATGAAGAAGTCCTTCAGCATAACGCATCAGAGTTGCTTGCTTAA
- a CDS encoding ATP synthase subunit I translates to MISMSLRSFKIQSYYILGILLLGWMLTPFSAHFLGAGIGLIVSMYCVWLLGRRIEKLGDSIVKKTKAPTLGMFNRFAAAILGAIIMYEIEHHMVMWAFAVGIMGGYFLIVVNLGYYSMKDEKELTKS, encoded by the coding sequence ATGATTAGTATGTCACTAAGATCATTTAAAATCCAATCGTATTATATACTAGGTATTTTGTTACTAGGTTGGATGTTAACACCGTTTTCAGCACACTTTTTAGGCGCTGGAATTGGGCTTATTGTAAGTATGTATTGCGTTTGGCTTTTAGGCAGAAGAATTGAGAAGCTTGGAGATAGTATTGTAAAGAAGACGAAAGCACCGACACTTGGTATGTTTAACCGTTTTGCAGCTGCCATTTTGGGTGCTATTATTATGTACGAAATTGAGCACCACATGGTTATGTGGGCGTTTGCAGTAGGGATTATGGGTGGGTATTTCTTAATCGTTGTGAATTTAGGTTACTATAGCATGAAAGATGAGAAAGAACTAACAAAGAGCTAA
- a CDS encoding molybdenum cofactor guanylyltransferase, protein MSKYAGIVLAGGMSSRFGEPKALAIWKETTFVEHIVKVMGNTLQDIVVISHTDIKERVEQFVQVPVIEDIPHYKGNGPLAGIVSGMEYIEADWYAIMPCDAPNVSHEWFTILLEQTNNEYDAVVPIINGRKQPLLAAYHNRVKEKIYALLQEEKRSMGQLLSQCNVKYVSGEDVQANADWFINVNTKEEYVQAQKDLSNE, encoded by the coding sequence ATGAGTAAGTATGCTGGAATTGTATTAGCAGGTGGTATGTCGAGTAGATTCGGTGAGCCGAAAGCGTTAGCAATTTGGAAGGAAACTACTTTTGTTGAGCATATTGTGAAAGTGATGGGAAATACTTTGCAAGACATTGTAGTAATTAGCCATACTGATATAAAAGAGCGAGTAGAGCAATTCGTACAAGTACCTGTTATAGAAGACATTCCGCACTATAAAGGGAATGGACCGCTGGCCGGCATTGTATCAGGAATGGAATACATAGAAGCAGATTGGTACGCTATTATGCCTTGCGATGCGCCAAATGTTTCGCATGAATGGTTTACCATTTTACTAGAGCAAACGAACAATGAATATGATGCGGTTGTACCTATTATTAATGGAAGAAAACAACCGCTACTTGCGGCGTATCATAACCGCGTGAAAGAAAAGATTTATGCTTTACTTCAGGAAGAAAAAAGAAGTATGGGGCAGCTTTTATCACAATGTAATGTGAAGTATGTTTCTGGAGAAGATGTACAAGCGAATGCGGATTGGTTTATAAATGTAAATACGAAAGAAGAATATGTGCAGGCTCAAAAAGACCTTTCAAATGAATGA
- a CDS encoding GNAT family N-acetyltransferase, with translation MFESNRIQLRKFSEDDILTYYKWHNDIDVMSSTTLTLDKYSLQDTEKLCQQFIHSSDSKSYIIEEKSTHLSIGITSLIHIDSYNRNAECIIDIGNKDYWGQGYGKEAFTLLLDYAFLELNLHRLSLRVFSFNDRAIKLYKSLGFQHEGTCKEAIFRNGNWHDIELFALFQRNYK, from the coding sequence TTGTTTGAATCAAACCGTATCCAGTTACGAAAGTTTTCCGAAGATGATATTCTAACATATTATAAATGGCATAATGATATAGACGTTATGAGTTCAACTACTCTCACTCTTGATAAATATTCCCTTCAAGACACAGAAAAACTTTGCCAGCAATTTATTCATTCTTCGGACTCTAAGAGCTATATCATTGAAGAAAAATCTACGCATCTTTCAATTGGTATTACTTCTTTAATTCATATTGATTCGTATAACCGAAACGCTGAATGTATTATTGATATTGGTAACAAGGATTACTGGGGGCAAGGTTATGGGAAGGAAGCTTTCACCTTATTATTGGATTATGCATTTTTAGAATTAAATTTACATCGCCTTTCTTTACGAGTATTTTCTTTTAACGATAGAGCAATTAAATTATATAAATCACTCGGTTTTCAACATGAAGGAACTTGTAAAGAAGCTATATTCCGCAATGGCAATTGGCATGACATTGAACTCTTCGCTTTATTCCAACGTAATTATAAATAA
- a CDS encoding MogA/MoaB family molybdenum cofactor biosynthesis protein — protein MSVTEHKKQAPKEVRCKIVTISDTRTEETDKSGQLLHELLKEAGHKVTSYEIVKDDKESIQQAVLAGYHKEDVDVVLTNGGTGITKRDVTIEAVSALLDKEIVGFGELFRMISYLEDIGSSAMLSRAIGGTIGRKVVFSMPGSSGAVRLAMNKLILPELGHITFELHRQ, from the coding sequence ATGAGTGTAACTGAACATAAAAAACAAGCTCCAAAAGAAGTGCGTTGCAAGATCGTGACGATTTCCGATACACGTACGGAAGAAACAGATAAGAGCGGACAACTATTACATGAATTGTTAAAAGAAGCGGGACATAAAGTAACTTCTTATGAAATTGTAAAAGATGATAAAGAAAGTATTCAGCAAGCAGTGTTAGCTGGTTATCATAAGGAAGATGTAGATGTTGTATTAACAAATGGCGGTACTGGTATTACGAAACGCGATGTCACAATTGAAGCAGTATCAGCGTTATTAGATAAAGAAATTGTTGGATTTGGTGAGCTGTTCCGTATGATTAGTTATTTAGAAGATATCGGAAGCAGCGCAATGTTAAGTAGAGCGATTGGTGGTACAATTGGGCGCAAAGTAGTCTTCTCGATGCCAGGGTCTAGCGGAGCGGTTCGCCTTGCGATGAATAAATTAATTTTACCGGAATTAGGTCATATTACATTTGAGCTGCATCGCCAATGA